From the Macaca nemestrina isolate mMacNem1 chromosome 7, mMacNem.hap1, whole genome shotgun sequence genome, one window contains:
- the LOC105477991 gene encoding homeobox protein Nkx-2.1 isoform X1 — translation MWSGGCGKARGWEAAAGGRSSPGRLSRRRIMSMSPKHTTPFSVSDILSPLEESYKKVGMEGGGLGAPLAAYRQGQAAPPAAAMQQHAVGHHGAVTAAYHMTAAGVPQLSHSAVGGYCNGNLGNMSELPPYQDTMRNSASGPGWYGANPDPRFPAISRFMGPASGMNMSGMGGLGSLGDVSKNMAPLPSAPRRKRRVLFSQAQVYELERRFKQQKYLSAPEREHLASMIHLTPTQVKIWFQNHRYKMKRQAKDKAAQQQLQQDSGGGGGGGGAGCPQQQQAQQQSPRRVAVPVLVKDGKPCQAGAPAPGAASLQGHAQQQAQQQAQAAQAAAAAISVGSGGAGLGAHPGHQPGSAGQSPDLAHHAASPAALQGQVSSLSHLNSSGSDYGTMSCSTLLYGRTW, via the exons ATGTGGTCCGGAGGCTGTGGGAAGGCGCGGGGCTGGGAGGCCGCGGCGGGAGGGAGGAGCAGCCCCGGCAGGCTCAG ccGCCGCCGAATCATGTCGATGAGTCCAAAGCACACGACTCCGTTCTCAGTGTCTGACATCTTGAGTCCCCTGGAGGAAAGCTACAAGAAAGTGGGCATGGAGGGCGGCGGCCTGGGGGCTCCGCTGGCGGCGTACAGGCAGGGCCAGGCGGCACCGCCGGCCGCGGCCATGCAGCAGCACGCCGTGGGGCACCACGGCGCCGTCACCGCCGCCTACCACATGACGGCGGCGGGGGTGCCCCAGCTCTCGCACTCCGCCGTGGGGGGCTACTGCAAcggcaacctgggcaacatgagcgaGCTGCCGCCGTACCAGGACACCATGAGGAACAGCGCCTCTGGCCCCGGATGGTACGGCGCCAACCCAGACCCGCGCTTCCCCGCCA TCTCCCGCTTCATGGGCCCGGCGAGCGGCATGAACATGAGCGGCATGGGCGGCCTGGGCTCGCTGGGGGACGTGAGCAAGAACATGGCCCCGCTGCCAAGCGCGCCGCGCAGGAAGCGCCGAGTGCTCTTCTCGCAGGCGCAGGTGTACGAGCTGGAGCGACGCTTCAAGCAACAGAAGTACCTGTCGGCGCCGGAGCGCGAGCACCTGGCCAGCATGATCCACCTGACCCCCACGCAGGTCAAGATCTGGTTCCAGAACCACCGCTACAAAATGAAGCGCCAGGCTAAGGACAAGGCGGCACAGCAGCAATTGCAGCAGgacagcggcggcggcgggggcggcgggggcgCCGGGTGCCCGCAGCAGCAACAGGCTCAGCAGCAGTCGCCGCGACGTGTGGCGGTGCCAGTCCTGGTGAAAGACGGCAAACCGTGCCAGGCGGGTGCCCCCGCGCCGGGCGCCGCCAGCCTACAAGGCCACGCGCAGCAGCAGGCGCAGCAGCAGGCGCAGGCCGCGCAGGCGGCGGCAGCGGCCATCTCCGTGGGCAGCGGTGGCGCTGGCCTTGGCGCACACCCGGGCCACCAGCCAGGCAGCGCAGGCCAGTCTCCGGACCTGGCGCACCACGCCGCCAGCCCCGCGGCGCTGCAGGGCCAGGTATCCAGCCTGTCCCACCTGAACTCCTCGGGCTCGGACTACGGCACCATGTCCTGCTCCACCTTGCTATATGGTCGGACCTGGTGA
- the LOC105477991 gene encoding homeobox protein Nkx-2.1 isoform X2, translating to MSMSPKHTTPFSVSDILSPLEESYKKVGMEGGGLGAPLAAYRQGQAAPPAAAMQQHAVGHHGAVTAAYHMTAAGVPQLSHSAVGGYCNGNLGNMSELPPYQDTMRNSASGPGWYGANPDPRFPAISRFMGPASGMNMSGMGGLGSLGDVSKNMAPLPSAPRRKRRVLFSQAQVYELERRFKQQKYLSAPEREHLASMIHLTPTQVKIWFQNHRYKMKRQAKDKAAQQQLQQDSGGGGGGGGAGCPQQQQAQQQSPRRVAVPVLVKDGKPCQAGAPAPGAASLQGHAQQQAQQQAQAAQAAAAAISVGSGGAGLGAHPGHQPGSAGQSPDLAHHAASPAALQGQVSSLSHLNSSGSDYGTMSCSTLLYGRTW from the exons ATGTCGATGAGTCCAAAGCACACGACTCCGTTCTCAGTGTCTGACATCTTGAGTCCCCTGGAGGAAAGCTACAAGAAAGTGGGCATGGAGGGCGGCGGCCTGGGGGCTCCGCTGGCGGCGTACAGGCAGGGCCAGGCGGCACCGCCGGCCGCGGCCATGCAGCAGCACGCCGTGGGGCACCACGGCGCCGTCACCGCCGCCTACCACATGACGGCGGCGGGGGTGCCCCAGCTCTCGCACTCCGCCGTGGGGGGCTACTGCAAcggcaacctgggcaacatgagcgaGCTGCCGCCGTACCAGGACACCATGAGGAACAGCGCCTCTGGCCCCGGATGGTACGGCGCCAACCCAGACCCGCGCTTCCCCGCCA TCTCCCGCTTCATGGGCCCGGCGAGCGGCATGAACATGAGCGGCATGGGCGGCCTGGGCTCGCTGGGGGACGTGAGCAAGAACATGGCCCCGCTGCCAAGCGCGCCGCGCAGGAAGCGCCGAGTGCTCTTCTCGCAGGCGCAGGTGTACGAGCTGGAGCGACGCTTCAAGCAACAGAAGTACCTGTCGGCGCCGGAGCGCGAGCACCTGGCCAGCATGATCCACCTGACCCCCACGCAGGTCAAGATCTGGTTCCAGAACCACCGCTACAAAATGAAGCGCCAGGCTAAGGACAAGGCGGCACAGCAGCAATTGCAGCAGgacagcggcggcggcgggggcggcgggggcgCCGGGTGCCCGCAGCAGCAACAGGCTCAGCAGCAGTCGCCGCGACGTGTGGCGGTGCCAGTCCTGGTGAAAGACGGCAAACCGTGCCAGGCGGGTGCCCCCGCGCCGGGCGCCGCCAGCCTACAAGGCCACGCGCAGCAGCAGGCGCAGCAGCAGGCGCAGGCCGCGCAGGCGGCGGCAGCGGCCATCTCCGTGGGCAGCGGTGGCGCTGGCCTTGGCGCACACCCGGGCCACCAGCCAGGCAGCGCAGGCCAGTCTCCGGACCTGGCGCACCACGCCGCCAGCCCCGCGGCGCTGCAGGGCCAGGTATCCAGCCTGTCCCACCTGAACTCCTCGGGCTCGGACTACGGCACCATGTCCTGCTCCACCTTGCTATATGGTCGGACCTGGTGA
- the LOC105477995 gene encoding uncharacterized protein: protein MLMTRSPDLSKRKSWVNLPQPLGLRPSAAFQPLSRPQAHVAGSSLASGSESPGATGPAVLEETPLPVLDKEPPPQEPRSRWRVWELNWSQVANLGAELERSSKWLGRAKIPASLWDQLERRFNLCLQGCFSRAPASSRLHLAWAFAAPCRPGFSTSPTLTFSTRGSAFFTSTAALPKISPETKAPVGKRRISVSPSLSKQRPRESLPWPKTPPFDRRASFLSAAS, encoded by the exons ATGCTGATGACAAG GTCCCCAGACCTGAGTAAAAGGAAGAGTTGGGTGAATCTTCCACAGCCCCTGGGTCTTCGTCCCTCGGCAGCTTTTCAACCTCTCAGCAGGCCACAGGCGCACGTGGCTGGCAGCTCCCTGGCCTCCGGCTCTGAGAGTCCCGGGGCAACCGGGCCTGCAGTTCTCGAGGAAACCCCCCTCCCCGTTCTGGACAAGGAACCCCCTCCCCAAGAACCGCGCAGCAGGTGGCGAGTCTGGGAGCTGAACTGGAGCCAGGTGGCGAATCTGGGAGCTGAACTGGAGCGGAGCTCGAAGTGGCTGGGGCGGGCAAAGATTCCCGCTTCACTCTGGGACCAACTGGAACGGCgcttcaacctctgcctgcagGGGTGCTTCTCGCGCGCACCAGCAAGCTCTCGTCTCCACCTCGCCTGGGCCTTTGCAGCGCCCTGCCGCCCAGGCTTCAGCACCTCTCCTACCCTAACCTTCTCAACGCGCGGCTCTGCCTTCTTCACCAGTACCGCTGCACTGCCAAAAATAAGCCCGGAGACTAAGGCACCTGTGGGGAAGAGAAGGATATCTGTATCTCCGAGCTTATCCAAGCAAAGACCTCGAGAGTCCCTCCCATGGCCCAAAACACCTCCTTTTGACCGAAGAGCGTCCTTTCTTTCCGCCGCCTCCTAG